The window GACAGGCGGTCGAGGCGGCGGGGATGAAGTCGCTTCGGTTCCCGATGTCCAGCTCGGAAGGCGTGGACCCCGAAACGGTCCGCGTTATCGTCGCGGCCATGACGGACCCGGCGAACAAGCCGGTCTTCGTTCACTGCGCCGCGGGGAAGGACCGGACGGGTCTCGTCGTGGCCGTCTACCGGATGGAGGAGGAAGGGTGGGAGAAAAAGGACGCCCTGGACGAGATGAAGGCGTACGGCTTCCACGAATTCCTGGGCCAGTACAAGGAGTACGTTCGGAGGTACACGGTCCACAACAAGGGGAACGGCGTCCGGAGATGAGCGGGCCGGGCGCCCCCGGTCTACCAGCTTCCGCCGCCCCCGCCTCCCCCGCCGCCCCCGGAGCCTCCTCCGCCCGAAAAGCCGCTCCCGGAGCTCCGGGGAGAGGAGTGCATGGCCGTGCTCATGGTGGAGAGGGCGGAATCGAGCGAATGGTGGAACGCCGCCGGGTGGAACGCGTCGAACCCGTGGCGGGACACGTACCAGCGGGGCGGCTCCTGGTGGATCCCCTCGAACGCCTTCGCCCACCGCTCGGAGACCCCCAGCGCGATCGCGTACGGCAGGCACCGCTCGAACAGGTTGGCGTCCTTCATCCGCTCCAGCCGGTCCCCCTCCGTCCGCGACAAAAACTCCTCGAACCCCCGGACCCGACCCAGCAGCCTCACCCCCTTCACGGTCTTGACCGGCATGTACGGGGCGAAGAGGAACACGACGACGCCGGAGAGCGCGGCGGCGGCGCCGGCGGGGATGCTCTCCACCAAGCCGGTCTTCGATGCGAGCAGCGCGGCCCCTCCGCCGAGAAAGAAGATGAGGAAACCTTTCAGCCGGAACTTCTCCGTCACGGCCAGCGGGTTCGCCCCGAAGAGCTTTCTCCGCTCCAGCCCCTCGAACGCGGACTTCTTCAGATCCTCGAGGTTCCGGAAGAACTC of the Deltaproteobacteria bacterium genome contains:
- a CDS encoding tyrosine-protein phosphatase, translating into MTYPKTVLHVLALLAVLHTAALGGVHGAKARGAGKSAPAATAPITAGAHISEHLYGLPGLHNMGTVASGIYRGAQPDAAGYKTLKRMGVRTVIDLRHKSDRQAVEAAGMKSLRFPMSSSEGVDPETVRVIVAAMTDPANKPVFVHCAAGKDRTGLVVAVYRMEEEGWEKKDALDEMKAYGFHEFLGQYKEYVRRYTVHNKGNGVRR
- a CDS encoding DUF2207 domain-containing protein, translated to MFDRKEYVLKKTGEAGAELPPFERLLMERLFREHDPEVSVSDLKQEFFRNLEDLKKSAFEGLERRKLFGANPLAVTEKFRLKGFLIFFLGGGAALLASKTGLVESIPAGAAAALSGVVVFLFAPYMPVKTVKGVRLLGRVRGFEEFLSRTEGDRLERMKDANLFERCLPYAIALGVSERWAKAFEGIHQEPPRWYVSRHGFDAFHPAAFHHSLDSALSTMSTAMHSSPRSSGSGFSGGGGSGGGGGGGGGGSW